The Raphanus sativus cultivar WK10039 chromosome 2, ASM80110v3, whole genome shotgun sequence genome includes a region encoding these proteins:
- the LOC108840686 gene encoding uncharacterized protein LOC108840686 gives MATFSALSTFAAAAITLQLLLVPASASPQMKYIDAICDRSHDQDYCVKTLTTNPPTAAPIGLNPLAEAVMELTIAHAEKTAAFLDEAAKKDPAVQAAYAEYHKAYLAVVADLKSANLKLKQSPDTAHYDVRSSTDQMKRVEGLVAKNNDQASTTLKEMTVQMEKLLDLAASAADAVDDDDENIHRRE, from the exons ATGGCAACGTTCTCCGCTCTGTCCACTTTCGCCGCGGCGGCAATTACCTTGCAACTACTCCTAGTTCCAGCTTCAGCCTCTCCTCAAATGAAATACATTGATGCTATCTGCGATCGCTCCCACGACCAAGATTACTGCGTTAAAACATTGACTACCAACCCCCCTACGGCTGCTCCCATTGGCCTG AACCCACTCGCCGAGGCCGTGATGGAGCTCACCATAGCCCACGCCGAGAAGACAGCGGCTTTCCTGGACGAGGCGGCGAAGAAAGATCCAGCGGTGCAGGCTGCGTATGCCGAGTACCACAAGGCCTATCTAGCAGTGGTGGCTGATCTCAAGAGCGCAAACCTGAAGCTCAAGCAATCCCCTGACACGGCTCACTACGACGTTAGGTCTTCGACCGACCAGATGAAGCGCGTGGAGGGATTAGTTGCGAAAAACAATGACCAGGCTTCAACCACTCTCAAGGAAATGACCGTGCAGATGGAGAAGCTACTTGATCTTGCAGCTAGTGCCGCCGATGCTGTGGACGATGATGATGAGAACATCCACCGTCGCGAATGA
- the LOC108818025 gene encoding protein S-acyltransferase 8, producing the protein MTQRVYQAWKGSNKFIFGGRLIFGPDARSVPFTVLLILVPVVLFCVFVARHLLHEFSPYNAGYAILVVPILFTIYVLILLSFTSARDPGIVPRNSHPPEEDLRYETTVSADGRQTPSVQIPRTKEVMVNGITVRVKYCDTCMLYRPPRCSHCSICNNCIERFDHHCPWVGQCIGLRNYRYFFMFVSSATLLCIYVFAISALYIKIIMEHQRGTVWMAMRESPWSVALMIYCFIALWFVAGLTGFHSYLISTNQTTYENFRYRPNSRTVAYNRGCANNFMEVFCTKVKPSRNNFRAFVEEEPPRVITLPTVITTTTKETAEAEDEVGSRRQKVEDDLDIGDDLMNLSQRCNPAEASNDQPHQTLDIDQSALGFAERAATIRTETRHGSWGRRSGSWDIAADVANSNVRESQNYATAKEERG; encoded by the exons ATGACACAACGGGTCTACCAAGCCTGGAAAGGAAGCAAT aagtTCATCTTTGGTGGGAGATTGATATTTGGTCCAGATGCTAGATCAGTGCCTTTTACCGTGCTACTTATCCTAGTTCCAGTTGTTTTATTCTGTGTATTTGTAGCTAGGCATCTTCTCCATGAGTTCTCTCCCTACAATGCTGGATATGCTATCTTGGTCGTCCCCATTCTCTTCACTATCTAT GTATTGATCCTCCTATCTTTCACATCTGCAAGAGATCCTGGTATTGTTCCAAGAAACTCGCATCCACCAGAGGAAGATCTACGCTACGAGACAACAGTATCAGCAGATGGAAGACAAACACCTAGTGTTCAAATTCCTAGGACGAAAGAAGTCATGGTTAATGGCATCACCGTCAGAGTGAAATACTGCGATACATGCATGCTTTACAGGCCTCCTCGTTGCTCTCATTGTTCCATTTGCAACAACTGTATCGAGCGCTTTGATCATCATTGCCCCTGGGTGGGCCAATGCATTGGACTG AGAAACTATAGGTACTtctttatgtttgtttcttctgCAACTCTTCTCTGCATCTATGTATTCGCCATCTCGGCTTTATACATCAAGATTATAATGGAACATCAACGCGGAACCGTATGGATGGCAATGAGAGAATCACCTTGGTCGGTTGCGCTGATGATATATTGCTTTATTGCCCTCTGGTTTGTTGCAGGCCTCACAGGGTTTCACTCGTACCTAATCAGTACAAACCAG ACAACCTATGAGAATTTCCGGTACAGACCGAACAGCAGAACCGTGGCCTATAACCGTGGGTGTGCAAACAATTTCATGGAGGTGTTTTGCACGAAGGTTAAGCCCTCAAGGAACAACTTTAGAGCCTTCGTCGAAGAAGAACCTCCAAGAGTTATTACTCTACCAACagtcatcaccaccaccaccaaggAAACAGCCGAAGCAGAGGATGAAGTTGGGAGCCGGAGACAGAAAGTGGAAGATGATTTAGACATTGGGGATGATCTTATGAACTTATCACAGCGGTGTAATCCAGCAGAGGCCAGCAACGACCAACCTCATCAGACTTTGGACATTGACCAATCGGCTCTTGGGTTTGCTGAGAGAGCAGCGACGATAAGGACAGAAACAAGGCATGGGAGCTGGGGAAGAAGAAGTGGGAGCTGGGATATAGCAGCAGATGTAGCTAATTCTAATGTCCGGGAGAGCCAAAACTATGCAACAGCAAAGGAAGAAAGAGGATGA
- the LOC108841769 gene encoding tryptophan aminotransferase-related protein 2, with amino-acid sequence MGKVPRILSWRNMLVLSLAVNFSLVLRILNGTDGRNSSYVSIWPVVSTSLDRTVYDNKWPVISTTASESSSLSSASCNYNETQEDDDRIVNLKLGDPTVYERYWREMGHMTTMVIPGWQSLSYFSDNNNDICWFLEPELAKEIVRVHKVVGNAVTKDRYIVVGTGSTQLYQAALYALSPHDDSGPINVISASPYYCSYPLITDCLKSGLYRWGGDAKTYKEEGPYIELVTSPNNPDGFLREPVVNRSEGILIHDLAYYWPQYTPITSIADHDVMLFTASKSTGHAGMRIGWALVKDKETAKKMTEYIELNTIGVSKISQLRVAKVLKAVSDSCGNETSKSFFEHSYDAMSERWKLLKQASKTSKGFTVPDFASERCNFLGKVFRPQPAFAWLKCEEGIVDCEKFLRERKNILTKSGKYFGDDLSYVRVSMLDTDSTFNIFLHRISSSFNSTL; translated from the exons ATGGGAAAGGTTCCGAGGATTCTGTCTTGGAGGAATATGTTGGTCCTCTCATTGGCTGTCAACTTCAGCTTGGTTCTAAGGATTTTGAATGGTACTGACGGTAGAAACTCCTCGTATGTTAGTATATGGCCTGTGGTATCCACCTCCTTGGATAGAACGGTGTATGATAACAAATGGCCTGTGATATCCACCACGGCCTCGGAATCATCTTCCTTGTCTTCAGCATCTTGCAACTATAACGAGACTCAAGAAGATGATGACAGAATTGTCAATCTCAAACT TGGCGATCCAACGGTGTATGAGAGATACTGGCGAGAAATGGGTCATATGACAACAATGGTGATACCTGGATGGCAATCTCTCAGCtatttttcagataacaacaacGATATTTGTTGGTTTCTTGAACCAGAGCTTGCCAAAGAGATTGTGAGGGTGCATAAAGTTGTTGGGAACGCTGTAACAAAGGACCGTTATATTGTTGTCGGTACTGGCTCAACACAGTTGTATCAGGCTGCTCTCTATGCTCTCTCCCCACATGATGACTCTGGTCCCATTAATGTCATCTCAGCTTCGCCTTATTATTGT TCATACCCGTTGATTACAGATTGTCTTAAATCGGGTTTATATAGATGGGGAGGAGATGCAAAGACATACAAGGAAGAAGGTCCATACATTGAACTTGTTACATCACCAAACAACCCTGATGGGTTCTTGAGAGAACCAGTGGTGAACCGTAGTGAAGGTATACTGATCCATGATTTGGCGTACTACTGGCCGCAATATACGCCTATAACATCGATAGCTGATCACGATGTAATGCTCTTCACTGCTTCAAAGAGCACTGGCCATGCAGGGATGCGCATTGG ATGGGCTTTGGTGAAAGACAAAGAGACGGCCAAGAAAATGACAGAGTACATAGAACTCAACACGATTGGGGTTTCAAAGATCTCGCAGCTTCGAGTAGCCAAGGTCCTGAAGGCAGTGTCAGACAGTTGTGGCAATGAAACGTCTAAGTCCTTCTTTGAGCACAGTTATGATGCCATGTCTGAGAGGTGGAAGCTATTGAAACAAGCATCAAAGACTAGTAAAGGTTTCACTGTTCCTGACTTTGCCTCAGAACGATGTAATTTCCTTGGCAAAGTCTTTAGGCCACAACCAG CTTTTGCATGGTTAAAGTGTGAAGAAGGGATTGTGGATTGTGAAAAGTTTCTGAGAGAGAGGAAAAATATTCTAACGAAAAGCGGAAAGTATTTTGGAGATGATCTGAGCTATGTGAGGGTAAGCATGTTAGATACAGATTCtacatttaatattttcctTCACAGGATTTCATCTTCCTTCAATTCAACTTTGTAA
- the LOC108841697 gene encoding zinc-finger homeodomain protein 2 — protein sequence MNFEEQEEEMEMSGVNPTGGYDSLSGEGATSSGGGGGGGGIKSVGGSKIRYRECLKNHAVNIGGHAVDGCCEFMPSGEDGSLDALKCAACGCHRNFHRKETEVMSGRSHRVPTYYNRPPQLPPPGYLHITSPAAVGQPYRPPVASGDEEDTSNPSSSGGTRAKRFRTKFTAEQKEKMLAFAERLGWRIQKHDDAAVEQFCAETGVRRQVLKIWMHNNKNSLGKKP from the coding sequence ATGAACTTTGaggagcaagaagaagaaatggagaTGTCAGGTGTTAACCCCACCGGAGGTTACGACTCTCTGAGCGGCGAGGGAGCAACCTCAAGCGGAGGtggtggcggaggaggaggtATAAAAAGCGTCGGAGGGTCGAAGATAAGGTACAGAGAGTGCTTAAAGAATCATGCCGTTAACATCGGCGGCCACGCCGTTGACGGCTGCTGCGAGTTCATGCCTTCCGGTGAAGATGGTTCACTCGACGCTCTCAAGTGTGCAGCTTGTGGCTGCCACCGCAACTTCCACCGGAAGGAAACCGAAGTCATGAGCGGCAGGTCCCACAGGGTTCCAACGTACTACAACCGTCCTCCTCAGCTGCCGCCGCCAGGATACCTTCACATAACGTCTCCGGCGGCGGTAGGGCAGCCTTACAGGCCTCCTGTAGCCTCCGGGGACGAGGAGGATACGTCGAATCCGAGCAGCAGTGGGGGGACCAGGGCTAAGAGGTTTAGAACGAAGTTCACGGCGGAGCAGAAGGAGAAGATGCTAGCCTTCGCGGAGAGGTTGGGGTGGAGGATTCAGAAGCATGATGACGCGGCGGTTGAGCAGTTCTGTGCGGAGACAGGTGTTCGGAGACAAGTGCTTAAAATCTGGATGCATAACAACAAGAACTCTCTTGGtaagaaaccctaa